One part of the Anaerolineales bacterium genome encodes these proteins:
- a CDS encoding EutN/CcmL family microcompartment protein produces the protein MLIAKVIGTTVATIKDPKLEGRKLLICREADESGKATGKPYVAIDTVDAGVGDLVLTAHGSSGRQTAITKDTPVDAVIMAVIDSLQVDGANTYKK, from the coding sequence ATGTTGATCGCAAAAGTCATCGGTACCACTGTAGCCACCATTAAGGACCCCAAGCTGGAGGGCCGCAAGCTGCTCATCTGCCGTGAGGCCGATGAGAGCGGCAAGGCCACCGGCAAACCCTATGTCGCCATCGACACGGTGGATGCTGGGGTGGGCGATCTGGTGCTCACTGCCCACGGCTCCAGCGGCCGCCAGACCGCCATCACCAAAGACACGCCAGTGGATGCGGTCATCATGGCCGTGATCGACTCGCTGCAGGTGGATGGCGCCAACACCTATAAGAAATAA
- a CDS encoding recombinase family protein gives MDRAAIYTRVSTDEQTEGYSLEAQVEQCQRYCEQKGYAVSRVYREDFTGTSANRPAINEMLADHQAYDVVVVYQVDRLSRSRTAMVVIEMELERLKKRTEFVVGNFDTTPEGNLFKNLMVDFAQFDRENLLRRTSSGRTNRVRAGNVTVGRALFGYNYVSEGRVGKYAINEDEAKWVRQIFEWYLGGMSLFGIAKKLTAEQVPSRADKKGWRKKTQYATWYDSSVVRILRNPAYYGEWAYGRQGPRVIVNVPAIVSKDVWEAAGRQIANNRRMGRRNTKYPYLMRGRLKCAHCGYHFVAIQRNPRGKNIQRRYRCKGTIGSPLHGWEKICRGEPSTEAVDAAVWDFVVRAISQPELTAEAMRQKHELVRQSTVQLQAAIDTLGRQLEKLDERRVRLLDLYADQKIPKEDLEGLVAENVREAKSARERLDDLKSALGESPPDPEMAREFLEKYRDGLEEATLGERERIVAELGLTGLVSKDRKTVTVRGDFLEGIVALP, from the coding sequence ATGGACAGAGCCGCTATTTACACCCGCGTTTCCACCGATGAGCAGACAGAGGGTTATTCGCTAGAGGCCCAGGTAGAGCAGTGCCAGCGCTACTGTGAGCAGAAGGGCTATGCGGTGTCGCGGGTGTACCGTGAGGACTTCACTGGAACATCAGCCAACCGCCCGGCCATCAACGAAATGCTTGCGGATCACCAGGCTTATGACGTGGTGGTGGTGTACCAGGTTGACAGACTTTCCCGCTCCCGTACTGCAATGGTGGTTATTGAGATGGAATTGGAGCGCCTGAAGAAGCGCACCGAGTTTGTGGTGGGCAACTTTGACACTACGCCGGAGGGCAACTTATTCAAAAACCTCATGGTGGACTTTGCGCAGTTTGACCGTGAGAATTTGCTGCGCAGAACTTCCAGCGGGCGGACGAACAGAGTGCGGGCCGGCAATGTGACTGTGGGCAGGGCGCTGTTTGGATACAACTATGTTAGCGAGGGGCGCGTCGGTAAATACGCCATCAACGAAGACGAGGCCAAGTGGGTGCGCCAGATATTTGAGTGGTATCTGGGTGGAATGAGCTTGTTTGGGATTGCTAAAAAGCTGACTGCTGAGCAAGTTCCAAGCAGGGCTGATAAGAAGGGGTGGCGCAAGAAGACGCAATACGCTACTTGGTACGATTCCTCGGTGGTGCGAATTCTCAGAAATCCCGCCTACTACGGAGAGTGGGCTTATGGGCGCCAGGGGCCGCGCGTGATTGTCAATGTGCCGGCCATCGTAAGCAAGGATGTGTGGGAGGCGGCCGGGCGGCAGATAGCCAACAATCGGCGCATGGGGAGGCGCAATACCAAGTATCCGTATTTAATGCGAGGGCGCTTGAAGTGCGCTCATTGTGGCTATCACTTCGTTGCTATTCAGCGAAATCCCAGGGGTAAAAACATTCAGCGCCGCTATCGATGCAAGGGGACTATTGGTTCACCGCTTCATGGATGGGAGAAGATATGTCGCGGTGAACCTTCAACAGAAGCGGTAGATGCTGCGGTTTGGGATTTTGTTGTACGCGCAATCTCTCAACCCGAATTGACAGCAGAAGCAATGCGGCAAAAACATGAGTTGGTGCGGCAATCCACCGTTCAGCTGCAAGCCGCTATAGACACGCTGGGGAGGCAGCTCGAAAAGCTGGATGAGCGCCGCGTGCGATTATTGGATTTGTATGCTGATCAGAAAATCCCCAAAGAGGATTTAGAGGGTCTTGTTGCAGAGAATGTTCGAGAGGCAAAGTCTGCGCGAGAAAGGCTGGACGATTTGAAGTCGGCTTTGGGTGAAAGCCCCCCGGATCCCGAAATGGCCAGGGAATTCCTTGAAAAGTACCGCGATGGTTTGGAGGAGGCCACTTTGGGAGAGCGCGAGCGTATTGTGGCCGAGCTTGGATTAACTGGGCTGGTTTCAAAAGACAGAAAAACAGTTACTGTGCGCGGCGATTTTCTAGAGGGCATTGTAGCCCTCCCTTAA
- a CDS encoding oligoendopeptidase F family protein, whose product MAEITRSQAPIEATWKRETTFASWQAWDAQFEQAKAGLPELKAWSGRLAVGPAALADWFEVYDRHAVSLGELGGFVGWAVTVDGSDEQANRRQGLFGALDAEFDATVAFALPQMLAVGEQLLDWAQQEPRLAKYRHYLHNLLRLQQNTRSEEVEELLGMVNDPFSLTYRSFSELTNSDLKFADAVDAAGDHHPIFQSSYGSSIQSVDRTRRRSAWESYFDGYLGMQNTLAAMYLGNVKQQEFLRKARGFDSVLEMRLAPTNLPVQVFRNLIDVFTDNLPTWHRYWAVKSKLLGLERMAPYDIWAPILQKVPTVPYAQAVEWICDALRPLGQDYVATMRAGSLQERWVDWAPNKEKRQGAASSRMVGRKPPYIFMSYNDTVFSLSTLAHELGHSMHSHAFARHQPIVYNDYGAISSTVTETASNFQQAMTRAYLRKELAGDANFQLAMVDEAMSNFHRYFFIMPTLARFEEEVYSRAKAGKPLSASIFNGILMEYFAEGYGNTFQDDPARTAVTWAQFLHLYIPFYSFQYAVGISAAHAIAEKVLADQPGAVADYHSFLQAGGSLYAMDLFDLAGVDMSSRAPIEAAFRELEANVAALERLADQ is encoded by the coding sequence ATGGCTGAAATCACTCGCTCGCAGGCGCCCATTGAAGCAACCTGGAAGCGCGAAACCACCTTCGCCTCTTGGCAAGCCTGGGATGCTCAGTTTGAGCAAGCCAAAGCCGGCTTGCCCGAGCTAAAGGCGTGGAGTGGAAGGCTGGCTGTTGGACCCGCGGCCCTGGCTGACTGGTTCGAGGTGTATGACAGGCACGCCGTAAGCCTGGGCGAGCTGGGTGGTTTTGTGGGCTGGGCAGTCACGGTAGACGGCAGCGATGAACAAGCCAATCGACGCCAGGGCTTGTTCGGCGCGCTGGACGCGGAATTTGACGCCACAGTTGCCTTCGCCCTGCCGCAAATGCTGGCGGTCGGTGAGCAGCTGTTGGATTGGGCGCAGCAAGAGCCGCGTCTTGCAAAGTATAGGCATTATCTCCACAATCTTCTGCGTTTGCAACAGAACACTCGGTCAGAGGAAGTGGAAGAGCTGTTGGGCATGGTCAATGATCCGTTTAGCCTGACGTATCGCAGCTTTAGTGAGCTTACAAACAGCGATCTCAAGTTTGCGGATGCGGTGGATGCAGCGGGCGATCATCATCCCATCTTTCAGTCCAGCTATGGCTCTTCAATACAGTCGGTTGATCGTACTCGTCGCCGTAGTGCTTGGGAAAGCTACTTTGATGGCTATCTCGGCATGCAAAACACCCTCGCCGCCATGTACCTGGGCAACGTGAAGCAGCAGGAGTTTCTGCGCAAAGCGCGCGGCTTTGACAGTGTGCTGGAGATGCGCCTGGCGCCAACCAACTTGCCGGTGCAAGTTTTCCGCAATCTCATTGATGTCTTCACAGATAATCTGCCAACCTGGCACCGATATTGGGCGGTCAAATCCAAGCTGTTAGGTCTGGAACGCATGGCGCCGTATGACATTTGGGCCCCCATATTGCAAAAAGTGCCCACCGTGCCCTATGCGCAGGCCGTTGAATGGATCTGTGATGCGCTCCGACCGTTGGGCCAGGACTACGTTGCCACCATGCGTGCTGGTAGTCTGCAAGAGCGCTGGGTGGATTGGGCGCCCAATAAAGAGAAACGCCAGGGCGCAGCCTCGTCCCGCATGGTGGGGCGCAAACCTCCATATATTTTCATGAGCTACAACGACACCGTTTTCAGTCTAAGCACGCTGGCGCATGAGCTGGGCCATTCCATGCACAGCCATGCCTTTGCCCGTCACCAGCCGATCGTTTACAACGACTACGGTGCAATCTCATCCACCGTTACCGAAACCGCCTCTAACTTTCAACAGGCGATGACCCGCGCCTATCTGCGCAAGGAACTGGCAGGCGATGCTAACTTTCAGTTGGCGATGGTGGATGAAGCCATGTCCAATTTCCATCGCTATTTCTTTATCATGCCCACGTTGGCGCGTTTCGAAGAAGAAGTCTATAGCCGCGCCAAAGCAGGCAAACCACTCAGCGCCAGCATCTTCAATGGCATCTTGATGGAGTATTTTGCTGAAGGCTATGGAAACACGTTTCAAGACGACCCCGCACGCACAGCCGTTACCTGGGCGCAATTTCTACACCTATACATCCCTTTTTACAGTTTTCAATATGCCGTCGGTATAAGCGCTGCGCATGCAATAGCCGAGAAAGTGTTGGCCGATCAACCGGGCGCCGTGGCTGACTATCACAGCTTTTTGCAAGCTGGTGGTTCGCTGTACGCAATGGATCTGTTCGATCTGGCAGGGGTGGACATGAGCTCGCGCGCCCCGATCGAGGCCGCTTTTCGTGAACTGGAAGCCAACGTCGCTGCCCTCGAGAGGTTGGCCGATCAGTAG
- a CDS encoding aldehyde dehydrogenase family protein: protein MAELDKDLQSIQQARHMVEAAHAAQRIWAKATQEQVDRVCQAMADVAFQASERLGRMASEETGYGVPEHKKLKNEFASKHVWESIRNIKTVGVVRHDPQMRVYEIAWPMGVVAALVPSTNPTSTTMNKILISVKARNGVVVAPHPAAVNCCVETARLMAQAAVAAGAPEGLVQCMSQISLQGTNELMSHHRTAVILATGGSPMVRAAHSQGKPAYGVGPGNVPVYVDRSADIERAARYIVASKSFDYSVICATEQAVIADRPIASRLQQLMENEGAYFMSESQTQAMRTTLFHPDGSINTATVGKSPQALAGLAGISIPSHARILVAKLRKIGREEPLSREKLTTVLGWYEVDGWEQGCDRCVEMILFGGRGHSVILHTGDDKIAMAFGLEKPVFRIGVNTMGTLGTIGLTTNVMPSLTLGSGGIGGAITGDNITVYHLFNVKRMAYETTPPPEAAMRPGSVPARSVDTPSAGDIEKIVSDVVSEILRNS, encoded by the coding sequence ATGGCTGAACTCGACAAAGACCTCCAGTCCATCCAGCAGGCCCGCCACATGGTGGAGGCGGCCCACGCCGCCCAACGCATCTGGGCCAAGGCCACCCAGGAGCAGGTGGACCGCGTCTGTCAGGCCATGGCGGATGTCGCCTTCCAGGCCTCCGAGCGCCTGGGGCGCATGGCCAGCGAGGAAACCGGCTACGGCGTACCTGAGCACAAGAAGCTCAAGAATGAGTTTGCCTCCAAGCATGTGTGGGAGAGCATCCGCAACATTAAGACAGTCGGCGTAGTGCGCCATGACCCGCAGATGCGTGTGTATGAGATCGCCTGGCCGATGGGTGTGGTGGCGGCGCTGGTGCCCAGCACCAACCCCACTTCCACCACGATGAACAAGATCCTCATCTCGGTCAAGGCCCGCAACGGGGTCGTCGTGGCCCCGCATCCGGCGGCAGTCAACTGTTGTGTCGAGACGGCCCGCCTGATGGCGCAAGCCGCGGTGGCGGCCGGCGCGCCGGAGGGGCTCGTCCAGTGTATGTCGCAGATCAGTTTGCAAGGCACCAATGAACTGATGAGCCACCACCGCACGGCGGTCATCCTGGCCACCGGCGGCAGCCCCATGGTGCGCGCTGCCCACTCGCAGGGCAAGCCGGCCTACGGCGTTGGCCCCGGCAATGTGCCGGTGTATGTGGACCGCAGCGCCGATATTGAACGCGCCGCCCGCTACATTGTGGCCAGCAAGTCCTTCGACTATTCCGTCATCTGCGCCACGGAACAAGCCGTCATCGCCGACCGCCCGATCGCTTCCCGTTTGCAGCAGTTGATGGAGAACGAAGGCGCCTATTTCATGAGCGAGTCGCAGACCCAGGCCATGCGCACCACGCTCTTCCATCCCGATGGCAGCATCAACACCGCCACCGTCGGCAAGTCGCCGCAGGCACTGGCGGGGCTGGCAGGCATTTCCATCCCCAGCCATGCACGCATCCTGGTGGCCAAGCTGCGCAAGATCGGGCGCGAAGAACCCCTCTCGCGCGAGAAGCTCACCACCGTGCTGGGCTGGTACGAAGTGGACGGGTGGGAGCAGGGCTGCGACCGTTGCGTCGAAATGATCCTGTTCGGCGGGCGTGGGCACAGCGTCATCCTGCACACCGGCGACGACAAGATCGCCATGGCTTTCGGCCTGGAGAAGCCGGTCTTCCGCATCGGCGTCAACACCATGGGCACCCTGGGCACCATTGGCCTCACCACTAATGTGATGCCTTCGCTGACCCTTGGCTCCGGAGGCATCGGCGGCGCCATCACCGGCGACAACATCACTGTCTATCACCTCTTCAACGTCAAGCGCATGGCCTACGAAACCACGCCGCCGCCCGAGGCCGCCATGCGGCCCGGCAGCGTGCCGGCTCGCTCGGTGGATACGCCTTCGGCCGGTGACATTGAGAAGATCGTTTCGGATGTAGTTAGCGAGATTTTGCGTAACTCCTAA
- the deoC gene encoding deoxyribose-phosphate aldolase produces MAYDSEQVRKIVEIVTREVLHALAEQEHAHNHDNCEHCTQECADGICVKTCFDRVGHVINAGAERLTSSLGGIPQDPSVAKLIDHTLLKPDATPDQIAQLCYEARKYGFASVCVNPGYVRLCADLLKNTDVKVCTVIGFPLGADAPDVKVFETETALRDGATEIDMVINIGALKGRDYTLVARDIAGVVHISHAAGVLVKVIIETALLEEEEKVTACLLAKEAGADFVKTSTGFSGGGATAADIALMRRVVGPDMGVKASGGVRDYADAKTLVDAGATRIGASAGVKIVAGEKEMSSTVVTKAAAPEPAKAY; encoded by the coding sequence ATGGCATACGATAGCGAACAAGTACGCAAGATCGTGGAGATCGTGACCCGTGAGGTGCTGCACGCCCTTGCTGAGCAGGAGCATGCCCATAATCACGACAACTGTGAGCACTGTACCCAGGAATGCGCGGATGGCATCTGCGTCAAGACCTGCTTTGACCGCGTGGGGCATGTCATCAATGCCGGCGCCGAGCGTTTGACTTCCTCCCTGGGCGGCATCCCTCAAGACCCCAGTGTGGCCAAGCTGATCGACCATACCCTGCTTAAGCCAGACGCCACGCCTGACCAGATCGCCCAGCTGTGCTACGAAGCGCGCAAGTACGGCTTTGCTTCGGTGTGCGTCAACCCGGGCTATGTCAGATTGTGCGCCGATCTGCTCAAGAACACGGATGTTAAGGTTTGCACCGTCATCGGCTTCCCCTTGGGCGCAGATGCGCCGGATGTCAAAGTCTTCGAGACCGAAACGGCGTTGCGAGACGGCGCCACTGAAATTGACATGGTCATCAACATCGGCGCCCTGAAAGGCCGTGATTACACCCTGGTGGCACGTGACATTGCCGGAGTGGTGCACATCTCGCACGCCGCGGGTGTGCTGGTCAAAGTAATTATTGAAACCGCGTTGCTGGAAGAAGAAGAAAAGGTTACCGCCTGCTTGCTGGCCAAAGAAGCCGGTGCTGACTTCGTTAAAACCTCGACTGGCTTCTCTGGCGGCGGCGCAACCGCCGCCGACATCGCCCTGATGCGCCGCGTGGTCGGCCCGGATATGGGCGTCAAGGCCAGCGGCGGCGTGCGTGACTATGCCGACGCCAAGACCCTGGTGGATGCTGGCGCCACGCGCATTGGCGCCAGCGCCGGCGTCAAGATCGTGGCCGGCGAAAAAGAGATGAGCAGCACCGTGGTTACCAAGGCGGCTGCTCCTGAACCGGCAAAGGCATATTGA
- a CDS encoding EutN/CcmL family microcompartment protein, protein MIIGKVTGTVVTTLSHAAFKHRRLLVVQPLTLPGEQPSGDFIALDSTQAGVGDTVLVNREGNGARQVLANPDAPVTSVIVGIVDSLTIPSLD, encoded by the coding sequence ATGATAATTGGCAAAGTCACCGGCACAGTCGTAACCACCCTCAGCCACGCTGCCTTCAAGCATCGCCGCCTGCTGGTCGTGCAGCCGCTCACCCTGCCGGGCGAGCAACCCAGCGGCGATTTCATCGCTCTCGATAGTACCCAGGCAGGGGTGGGGGATACGGTCCTCGTCAACCGCGAGGGCAACGGTGCCCGCCAGGTGCTCGCCAACCCAGATGCCCCGGTTACCTCCGTAATTGTTGGCATTGTTGATTCGTTGACTATCCCGAGCCTGGACTGA
- a CDS encoding hemolysin III family protein: MLIAGTYTPFLLVNLRGPWGWSLLAVVWALAIAGIALQGVMLKLPRWVNAIPYIGMSWLVVVAIRPMLENVAPGGLWLLAGGGLAYMLGVIFYVWKRLPFNHAIWHGFVLIGSALHYFSVLFYVIPLAPGA; the protein is encoded by the coding sequence CTGCTGATCGCCGGCACCTACACGCCCTTCCTGCTGGTCAATCTGCGCGGGCCATGGGGTTGGAGCCTGCTGGCCGTTGTGTGGGCGCTGGCGATTGCCGGAATCGCCCTGCAAGGCGTCATGCTCAAGCTGCCGCGCTGGGTCAATGCGATCCCGTACATCGGCATGAGCTGGCTGGTCGTGGTCGCCATCCGCCCCATGCTGGAGAACGTGGCGCCCGGCGGCCTGTGGCTGCTGGCGGGCGGTGGGCTGGCTTATATGCTGGGCGTGATATTCTATGTATGGAAGCGGCTGCCTTTCAACCACGCCATTTGGCATGGTTTCGTGCTCATTGGCAGCGCCCTCCATTATTTTTCGGTTCTCTTCTATGTAATACCGTTGGCGCCAGGTGCCTGA
- a CDS encoding EutN/CcmL family microcompartment protein, with the protein MIFGRVRGVAISTLKYPDLAGCRLLVVQPLNSKLEPVGSLQVAVDVVEAGEGDLCVMARSREAALALPDVKFVPVDLALVGLVDELQVRPDGEFDFTLKAGTARYS; encoded by the coding sequence ATGATCTTTGGCCGTGTGCGCGGGGTAGCTATTAGTACCCTCAAATATCCAGACCTGGCTGGCTGCCGCTTGTTGGTGGTGCAGCCGCTCAACAGCAAGCTGGAGCCGGTTGGCAGCCTGCAGGTGGCCGTGGATGTTGTGGAAGCTGGCGAAGGCGACCTGTGCGTCATGGCTCGCTCGCGTGAGGCTGCCCTGGCCCTGCCGGACGTCAAGTTTGTGCCGGTGGACCTGGCCTTGGTCGGATTGGTGGATGAGCTACAGGTGCGCCCCGATGGCGAATTTGACTTCACATTGAAGGCGGGCACGGCCCGATACAGCTGA
- a CDS encoding DUF1328 domain-containing protein translates to MLNWALTFLIVALIAGALGFGGIGGAATDIAQILFIVFLVLFVISLVFGRRPPVA, encoded by the coding sequence ATGCTTAACTGGGCCCTTACCTTCTTGATCGTTGCGCTGATCGCTGGCGCTTTGGGTTTCGGCGGCATCGGCGGCGCCGCTACGGACATTGCCCAAATTCTGTTCATCGTATTTCTGGTGCTGTTCGTTATCTCGCTCGTGTTTGGCCGGCGCCCACCGGTAGCCTGA
- a CDS encoding BMC domain-containing protein yields MAQDLGLIALGMVETRGLVGAVEAADAMVKAANVVLIGSEYVGGGYVTVMVRGDVGAVKAATDAGAAAAKRIGELVSVHVIPRPHENVEMILPQQTRGTIGGRSGAK; encoded by the coding sequence ATGGCACAAGATCTAGGTTTGATTGCTTTGGGTATGGTGGAAACCCGCGGCCTGGTGGGCGCGGTGGAAGCCGCAGACGCCATGGTGAAGGCTGCCAACGTCGTGCTCATCGGTTCTGAGTATGTGGGCGGCGGCTATGTGACCGTGATGGTGCGTGGCGATGTGGGCGCGGTCAAGGCCGCCACCGACGCTGGCGCCGCGGCTGCCAAGCGCATTGGCGAGCTGGTGTCCGTGCACGTCATCCCGCGCCCGCACGAGAATGTGGAGATGATCCTGCCGCAGCAGACCCGCGGCACCATTGGCGGCCGCTCCGGCGCTAAGTAA
- the lepB gene encoding signal peptidase I: MALPPHPTSTTDNVGPLDRQNVVALEAPAPSRARRLLVELIETILLALFLFLAINFVSARIRVDGVSMEPTFQLGDYVVVNRLAYRAGDIERGDVVVFPAPNSPEIDYIKRVIALPGDRVAVYNGAVVVNGVTLQEPYILELAGGNYAERIIPAGYVFVMGDNRNNSDDSRSWGFLAIEDIIGKAVFRYWPFNNMTVVDHPVLLAGQP; this comes from the coding sequence ATGGCACTCCCTCCTCATCCCACAAGCACTACAGATAATGTAGGCCCTCTCGACCGCCAAAATGTGGTGGCTCTTGAAGCGCCAGCACCATCCAGGGCGCGCCGCTTGCTGGTGGAGCTTATCGAGACCATTCTGCTGGCGCTGTTTCTTTTCCTCGCCATCAACTTTGTCTCCGCTCGCATCCGCGTGGATGGCGTCAGCATGGAGCCCACCTTTCAGCTCGGTGATTATGTCGTTGTCAATCGCCTGGCCTACCGCGCCGGCGATATTGAGCGCGGCGATGTGGTGGTGTTCCCCGCGCCCAACAGCCCGGAGATCGACTATATCAAGCGCGTCATTGCACTGCCGGGTGATCGGGTTGCCGTGTACAACGGCGCCGTAGTCGTCAACGGTGTCACTCTACAGGAGCCTTACATCCTGGAGTTGGCTGGCGGTAACTATGCTGAGCGCATCATCCCCGCTGGTTATGTCTTCGTCATGGGCGACAACCGCAATAATTCAGATGATTCTCGCAGTTGGGGCTTCCTCGCCATCGAAGACATTATTGGCAAAGCCGTTTTCCGCTACTGGCCTTTCAACAACATGACCGTCGTGGATCATCCGGTGTTGCTGGCGGGCCAACCCTAA
- a CDS encoding GntR family transcriptional regulator produces MLEQQTRLQSSGKPLYEAMADELREQMRTGRLQPGQRIPSESELCELYGVGRNTVRHAIADLTAQGYLRTLQGVGSFVTEPRVSKTAEYLLGFTQEMQMQGRQVGSRVLEASLVPADSFLARRLQVQLGSPVVFLNRLRFMDGEPTAIERAYLPHELFPGILEHDFATASLYQVLAEEYGQRPDHAEQEIEASLATEQVAQLLGLSQPAVVFVFHRETRTAEGRVIEYVDSEVRADHFRFYANLKLHAPVQDFGFRRLSVPVGGGKG; encoded by the coding sequence ATGTTGGAACAGCAAACTAGACTCCAATCCAGTGGCAAGCCACTATACGAGGCCATGGCCGACGAGCTGCGCGAGCAAATGCGCACCGGCCGTCTGCAGCCCGGCCAGCGCATCCCCTCCGAGAGCGAGCTGTGCGAGCTGTACGGGGTGGGGCGCAACACCGTGCGCCACGCCATTGCCGACCTGACCGCCCAAGGCTACCTGCGCACGCTGCAGGGCGTGGGCAGCTTCGTCACCGAGCCGCGCGTAAGCAAGACCGCCGAGTACCTGCTGGGTTTTACCCAAGAGATGCAGATGCAGGGCCGCCAGGTGGGCAGCCGCGTGCTGGAGGCCAGCCTGGTGCCGGCCGACTCCTTCCTGGCGCGCCGGCTGCAAGTGCAGTTGGGCAGCCCGGTCGTGTTCCTCAACCGTTTGCGCTTTATGGATGGTGAGCCCACTGCGATCGAGCGGGCTTATTTGCCGCATGAACTCTTTCCCGGAATTCTGGAGCATGACTTCGCCACCGCGTCGCTGTACCAGGTATTAGCCGAAGAATACGGCCAGCGGCCTGACCACGCTGAGCAGGAGATCGAAGCCAGCCTGGCCACCGAACAGGTGGCCCAACTGCTCGGCCTGTCGCAGCCTGCGGTGGTGTTCGTCTTCCATCGTGAAACCCGCACCGCCGAGGGCCGTGTGATCGAATACGTCGACTCGGAAGTGCGCGCCGACCATTTCCGCTTCTACGCCAATCTCAAACTTCATGCACCCGTGCAGGATTTTGGCTTTCGCCGCTTATCTGTTCCCGTTGGGGGCGGGAAGGGCTAG
- the rpiB gene encoding ribose 5-phosphate isomerase B yields MAPISDAEIQQIVQRVTAQLSGSMAKAVSPPSPAQPAAAKQTLAAQDPSAGCVIAVGADHGGYAMKEVLEEHLKANGYTVVDCGTNSTQAVDYPDFAEAVARKVAGGEAWRGIIVDGAGIGSCMAANKVRGVRAALCYDYATAVNSREHNDANVLTLGAGLIGLALAKQIADTWLRTEFGGGRHAGRVDKIMSIEGRSAIEAANGIR; encoded by the coding sequence ATGGCTCCCATCTCAGACGCCGAGATCCAGCAGATCGTCCAGCGCGTGACCGCCCAGTTGAGTGGCAGTATGGCGAAGGCAGTTTCACCGCCTTCGCCCGCGCAGCCTGCGGCTGCGAAGCAGACGTTGGCTGCGCAAGACCCATCGGCTGGCTGCGTCATCGCCGTCGGCGCCGACCACGGCGGCTACGCTATGAAAGAGGTGCTCGAAGAGCACCTCAAGGCCAATGGCTACACCGTCGTCGACTGCGGTACCAACAGCACGCAGGCGGTGGACTATCCTGATTTCGCCGAGGCGGTGGCCCGCAAGGTGGCCGGCGGCGAGGCCTGGCGCGGCATCATTGTAGATGGCGCCGGCATCGGCAGCTGCATGGCTGCCAACAAAGTGCGCGGCGTGCGCGCCGCCCTGTGCTACGACTACGCCACCGCGGTCAACAGCCGTGAGCACAACGACGCGAACGTGCTGACCCTGGGCGCCGGCCTCATCGGCCTGGCGCTGGCCAAGCAGATCGCAGACACTTGGCTGCGCACCGAATTCGGTGGCGGCCGCCACGCCGGCCGCGTGGACAAGATCATGTCGATCGAAGGACGATCGGCCATCGAGGCAGCCAATGGCATACGATAG
- the eutJ gene encoding ethanolamine utilization protein EutJ encodes MTRSAVAMRDPAATLAQAAQVLRWLGDPEPPPLAQPPQGELYVGADLGTAYLTLVVLDAEGTPIAGEYQFAQVVRDGLVVDYAGAVERLAGMKARVEARIRRPLEYAASAYPPGVPMAEVRATANVVEAAGLRCETLVDEPSAANALLGIQNGAIVDVGGGTTGIAILRDGEVVYTADEATGGTHFTLVIAGAHRVSFEDAEAMKTDPAQQPRLLPVVRPVMEKVASITARHIAAYEQQGGGKVGQLTLVGGTVSFPGMAEVVQEFTGIRTEVPPHPVFVTPIGMALHSK; translated from the coding sequence TTGACGCGTAGCGCCGTCGCCATGCGCGATCCGGCAGCCACGCTGGCGCAGGCCGCACAGGTGCTGCGCTGGCTGGGCGACCCCGAGCCGCCGCCGCTCGCACAGCCGCCGCAAGGCGAGCTGTATGTGGGGGCAGACCTCGGCACGGCGTACCTGACCCTGGTGGTGCTGGATGCTGAAGGCACGCCCATCGCCGGCGAATATCAATTCGCCCAGGTGGTGCGTGACGGCCTGGTGGTGGACTATGCGGGCGCGGTGGAGCGCCTGGCGGGCATGAAGGCCCGCGTGGAAGCACGCATCCGCCGCCCGCTGGAGTACGCCGCCAGCGCCTACCCGCCGGGTGTGCCCATGGCTGAGGTGCGCGCCACCGCTAACGTGGTGGAAGCGGCCGGCCTGCGCTGCGAGACCTTGGTGGATGAGCCCAGCGCTGCCAATGCGCTGCTGGGTATCCAGAATGGGGCCATCGTGGATGTGGGCGGTGGTACGACCGGTATCGCCATCCTGCGAGATGGCGAAGTGGTCTACACCGCAGACGAAGCGACGGGTGGCACGCACTTCACGCTGGTAATTGCGGGAGCGCACCGCGTGAGCTTTGAGGACGCCGAGGCCATGAAGACCGACCCGGCCCAGCAGCCCCGCTTGCTGCCGGTGGTGCGCCCGGTGATGGAAAAAGTGGCCAGCATTACCGCCCGCCACATCGCCGCCTACGAGCAGCAGGGCGGCGGCAAGGTCGGGCAGCTGACCTTGGTGGGCGGCACGGTCAGCTTCCCCGGCATGGCCGAAGTGGTGCAAGAGTTCACCGGCATCCGTACTGAGGTGCCGCCGCATCCCGTGTTCGTCACGCCCATCGGCATGGCGCTGCACAGTAAATAG